The sequence GAAAAGATAAGATGCTAAAAATAGGAGTTTTGATAGTCATAACAGGGTTATATTTTTTAATACCGGCAGTGAAAATAAATGTCAATCAGGCTATTTTCATCCTTCAAAATGTAGATGTTGATTTGGCAAGAGGTTATATTTTAGGATTTGGAATGTGGGCACCAGTTGTATCATTTTTATTGATGATATTACAATCTATAGCAGCACCCCTTCCAGCCTTTATAATAACCTTTGCAAATGCTGGTTTATTTGGCTGGGTAAAAGGAGCTCTTTTATCATGGACCAGTTCCATGGCAGGAGCAGCACTTTGTTTTTATATAGCAAAGTTTTACGGAAGAGATGCAGTGATAAAATTAACCGGTAAATATGCATTGGACAGTGTAGATGATTTTTTTGATAGATATGGAAAATATACAATATTGATAGCACGTTTACTGCCGTTTATTTCTTTTGATATTGTCAGCTATGCCGCCGGATTAACTTCTATGAGTTTTTTCAGCTTTTTTATTGCAACTGGTATAGGACAGCTGCCGGCAACGATAATTTATTCATACATTGGAAGTATGTTAACAGGTACAACCAAAACAATAGTGGTTGGATTACTTATGTTATTTGCAATAAGTACATTAATATTTTTATTTAAAAAGGTTTGGAATGATAAGAAACAGTCAAGAGATACTACAGGATTAGAAAACGTAAACTAAAATACAAGGGGGAAAAATGAGAAAAAAATACACCATGGGATTACTTATTCTATGTGGATTGATGGTTTTTTTATTTAATGGTTGTGGTAAATCACCGGCTGAGGAAGTAAAAAAAATAGATCTTTCCATATATGAAAAAGGAGATTATTTTATCAGCCCGGAGGAGCTTAAAACGTTATTAGGAACAGAAAATTTAGTATTACTGGACTGTAATAATCCTAAATTATACGCTAAAGAGCATATAAAAGGAGCAGTTGGAATCGGATTCCATGCTTTTTCAGAAAAAGTCGGAAAACCAGGAGATCCAGGTTGGGGGACTATAAAATCAAAGGAAGAGCTGACTAAAAAACTTATTTCATTGGGGATAGACAATGAAAAAATAGTGGTACTCTACTCCGATTTATTTAAAGGTCCCGGAGCAGATGGACGTGCAGCCTGGCAATTAAGATTAGCAGGAATGAAAAATGTTAAAATCCTTCATGGAGGGTCCGGTTATTGGAAAGAACTTGGTTATGAGATGACGAATGATGTTACAGTTAAACCAACACCTAGTACTGGTGTGACTTTAAAAGATTATGACAGAAGTTTTATGGTAACGAAGGACGAAATTTATAAGAATTTAGGAAAAACAACACTTATCGATGTAAGAACTAAAAAAGAATTTGATGGATCGCAAAATGCAGGAGAGCCTAGAGGCGGCCATATAAAAGGGGCAAAGCACCTTCTTTGGACAGATTTGTTGAATAAAAATGGAACTTTAAAGACTCCAAAAGAGATGGAAGAGATAATGAGTGAAATGGGTGTTTCTAAAAAAGATGATTTTACACTCTACTGAACTATGGGAATAAGATCAGGTTATGCAACTATGATCCTCAGAGCCGGAGGCTTTGAAAATGTAAGAAACTATGAAGGTTCTATTTATGAATGGAGTGGCGATAAAACTATGCCAATGGAAAAATAAATAATTAGGAGAGAGTTATGATTCCTGAAAAACTTAGAGAAAAAATAGAAGAAATAATCGATGGTTGTTTAGAATGTAAATCTAAACCTTGTATGAAAAACTGTATAATGTTAAATGAATTTGGAGAAGATCCTAAGTCAATTCTTAAGGAATGTATAGCGAAAAATGAAATACCGGATAAACTGGTATATTCATGTAATATGTGTAACAGGTGTACAATTGCCTGTCCAAAAGACTATAAAATACAGGATATCTTTATGGAGAGTAGAATTCTAAAAATAAAGAGAAATAATGGTAAATCACCTATGAAGGGTCATAGAGCAATAGAAGCTCACCAATATTTAGGGTATTCAAATTTCTTTAATACAGTCAATAAAGCTCCTAAGGGAAATAAAACTAAAAGAATATTTTTTCCGGGGTGTTCCCTGCCTTCTTATAATTCAAAAGCAGTGGGAAATATATTGGACTTTTTACAGGAAAAATATGATGGAGAGATAGGATCGGTCTTAAAATGCTGCGGGAAACCAACAAAATCTCTGGGACAGGTAGAGGCTTTTGAAAAAAGATATGCTGCAGTCCAGAAAGCTATAGACGATACAGGAGCAGAGGAAATTATCGTAGCATGCCAGTCATGTTATAGGGTCTTTAAAGAACACAGCCCCAATCAAAGGGTAAGGTCTTTATGGGAAATATTACCGGAATTAGGACTGCCTGAGCAGACTAAGGAGATAGGAAAAGATTCGGATGTGGTATTTGGTATCCATGATTCGTGTTCTACGAGAGACAATGTGGAGATCCAAAATGGGGTCAGACGGATCTTAGCTCAGATGGGATATAAGACCGAAGAGTCTGTAAATACAAGGGGAAATACAAGGTGCTGCGGATTTGGAGGAATGGTAATGCCGGCTAACCCAGAAGTAGCTCATGCAGTTATAACTGAGAGGGGAACGGAATATAAGACAGATCATATAGTAAGTTATTGTGCTGCATGCAGGGAATCTATGGAAAATGCAGGAAAAGATTCTGTGCATATCCTGGATCTGGTGTTTGGAGACAGGTATATAAAGGCTTCAGCAGAAAAAAGATCTCAAGGTTCGGTTAGACAATGGATCAACAGGTTTAAATCTAAAAAAGAATTGAATAAAAGAAAATAATCCAATACTAAGATATATTTATTGTGGCTATAATAAACTAATTTTGTAAAAATATCTTAGAGGCCGGTGCTTACTTTAAATACAAGGAGATTAAAATGAAAAAACTGCTGACTGTTGTAATGTTTATAGTCATTTTTATGATTGGAATGGCTGGTCCTGCGACATCAAAGGATTATTCAGTATATGCAGCAAGACCAACTACCCAGACGGTATATGAATCCACCCGGGGAAATGTTGAAATTGAGAAGGATAACATTTTTAAAGTTCTATTTAGTTACCTTACAGAGAGGGCAAAATTAGAAAGTGTGATTACTATGTTAGGGGTATGGGGACCATTGGCATATATTATACTATATATAGTGATTACAATAAGTATGATGTCGGTACTGCCTGTCACAATAGCCGGCGGGATAATCTTCGGGCCAATAATGGGAGTTGTCTATACGGCTATTGGGGCAGGTATAGGACTTTCCTTATCTTTCCTGATAGCGAGATATGTTGCCAGGGGAGCTATTGAGAGAAAGTTTGGAAACACAGCTGTATTTAAAAAAATAGATGAAGGGGTAAAAAAAGACGGATGGTTTATTTTAGCTGTAACCAGATTGATACCCATCTTTCCATTTGGGATCCAAAATTATGTATATGGATTAACTTCTATTGGATTTATGCAATATGCCATATTATCTACAATATTTATCCTCCTGGGGACCTCTGTATATGTGATGCTGGCAGGAGCATTTGTATCCGGAGACAGGGATATAGTTTTAAAGTATTCAATCATAGCATCACTAATTTTTATGGGACTTATGGTGGTAACGAAGATTATCAAAATAAAGATGGAACTTAAAAAAATAAAAATTAAATAAGCTTTTGGGATACTGGATCTACTTAAAGTTAAGAAATTTGCCTGCCTTTGGTGGGCAAATTTTATTTTAAATTAACTTTAATATAATTTAGTTTTAAATCGGTTAAAATACCGGTAAAAAATTTGATTTTTTTGGTGACAGTATGGATTTTTATTTCAAAAAACATTCAGAATATAAGGCTGTAACTATGCTATAATAAAAGCAGAACACAATTATTTAGAGGGGGGAAGAGATGAAAAAATTAATATTTCTATTGATATTAACGAGTTTTTTATTGATAGGCTGCGGAAAAAAAGAAGAAACGTCGAAAAAAGACGTTCTGGGTATGAGCTGGGAAGAGATTGAAAAAAACGCTCATGGCCAGACTGTGTCTATAACCATGTGGGGGGGAAGTAAGGAGATTAATAAATATTATGATGAATTTATAGCTCCTAATCTGAAGAAAGAATATAATATAACTTTAAAAAGAGTACCGGTTACGGATATCAGGCAGCCTCTGAATAAGTTGGTTGTAGAGAAAGAAGCCAATAAAGTAAATGGAAGTACCGATGTTATCTGGCTCAATGGAGAAAATTTTAAATTTGCTAAAACTAACGGGATTTTACTGGGAGATATCAACTCCAAGCTTCCAAATATAGAGGGGGTCGATCCAAATGCTCTTAGGAATGATTTTGGTGAGCCGGTAGACGGACTGGAAGCGCCTCTGGGACAGGCTAACTTTATAATGATAACGGAGATAAAAAATCCTCCTAAGACAGCAGCAGAATTAAGATCGTGGGTGATAAAAAACCCAGGAAGATTTACCTATTCCAATCCCAATGATTTTGTAGGGAATGCCTTCATAAGGACACTGGCTGTAGATCTGTTGGGAAGAGATGATTTCACAGTGGAAGAGATGGGACCGGTATGGGACTACTTAAACGAAATAAAGCCCTATCTGTGGAGGGAAGGAAAAACTTATCCTGAATCTTCAGAAAAAAATCATGAATTGTTTGCCAGTGGAGAGGTTGATTTCACTATCAGCTATACTCCCAGTATCGTAGAAAATAAAGTAGCTTTAGGAGAATTTCCCAAAGATACATATCCATATGTGATGAGTGTTGGGAGTTTCACAAACAATCATTATCTGACTATAGCTAAAAATACACAAAATCCAGAAGCAGCTTTGGTTTTTATAAACTATATGATCTCAAATGACCCCCAGGAGGAGAAGATGAAGTCTTCGGTATGGGGAGACGGGGCAGTTACAAAAAAATTAAAGGAAGAGTTGTTTTCACCTCAACTGGAGGAGTTGTCTCCAGAGGTAACGGAAGGGATAAAAGATGAATGGTATGAGAAAGTGGCAAAGGGTTAAGGAACACCTGGGGATTCTGCCCAGTATCGTGGTGATGTCAGCCTTATTTTGGAGTGGAATACTGGAATCTTTTAAGCAGATATTTAATTATAAGCTGCTGGAAAAAATAATAAATAAGGGAGATTTTTTAAATTCTCTGGCTTATACAGCCAGACTGAGTCTGTGCTCTATAATTTTAGTAGGAATAATATCTCTTTTGGGAATATATATCCTCTATCTCCTCAGTACAGAGGTCGGTCCGGCAAAATTAAACGGGATAAAGATGTTTTTACTTTCGCCTATGTATATCCCCTATCTTTTAGGAGGATATATGATGGCTATTTTAATTGGCCAGAGCGGAATTATCTCCACCCTGTGCCATAGATTGGGGTGGATTCATAAGATGACTGAATTCCCGGTTTTAGTCAATGAGAGTCATGGATATTCAATCATATTGACCTATGGATGGAAGGCCAGTCCCTTTGTGATCCTCATGGTCTATTCAACGATGATAAAGATAAACAATGAATGGCTGGATGTGGCCAAAGTGTACGGAGTAAATAGATATCATTTTTTTAAAGAGGTGGTATTTCCAATAATTTTCCCGATCTATCTCAGTTCATTATTTGTAGTATTTGCTCATATATTTGCTTCATTTGAGGTTCCGTATCTGCTGGGAGTAACCTACCCCAGAACTCTGCCGGTTTTAGCCTATGAAAAATACGCAAGGAATAGTATAGCCAACAGGGGAGAGGTAATGGTAATAAACAGTATAATCATATTACTAACGGCCGGTATGGCACTGCTTATCTATAAATTGAATAAATCACTGGGAGAAAGGGTGGAATTAGAATTAGAAAAATAATTATAATAGCAGGGCTGGTATTCATACTGGCAGTTTTATTCCCGTTTATTCCCCTGATTCTGGGGTCCATATCCAGCGGGTGGAGGTTTGGAGAGATACTGCCTCCTAATTATTCTATAGATGGATATGAGTATGTATTGAAAAACAGATCCACATGGATTGGAATGGGGTATAATCTGTTCATTGCCTATACGGTGGCTGTAATCAATCTATTTCTGGCTATACCTGCAGCTAGATTTTTATTCAGAAAAAAAAGCCGATTCAAGGGGATCTATATGATAATTTTATTTGCTCCCCTGATAATTCCGTCCCTTTCATCTGTACTGGGGATCCATCGGAGTATGATAATCTACGGGTTAACAGATAATTTATTAGGAGTAATTTTAGTAAACATAATCCCCAGTTTTCCCTATGTACTTCTCAGTCTGTATGGGAGTTTCAAAGGATTTCCCAAAAGATTGGAAGAATCTGCACTTATTGACGGTGTCTTAAAATTTCAGATGTACAGGTATATTATCCTGCCCATACTGATCCCCGGGATATTAATCGGGTCAACAATATCCATATTGATATCTCTGTCGGAATATATTCTGACCCTTCTTATAGGAGGGGGGGAGATAATTACCCTGCCAATCCTTATGTTTCCATATTTAAGCAGCGGGGATAAGATAGTCG is a genomic window of Psychrilyobacter piezotolerans containing:
- a CDS encoding ABC transporter substrate-binding protein produces the protein MKKLIFLLILTSFLLIGCGKKEETSKKDVLGMSWEEIEKNAHGQTVSITMWGGSKEINKYYDEFIAPNLKKEYNITLKRVPVTDIRQPLNKLVVEKEANKVNGSTDVIWLNGENFKFAKTNGILLGDINSKLPNIEGVDPNALRNDFGEPVDGLEAPLGQANFIMITEIKNPPKTAAELRSWVIKNPGRFTYSNPNDFVGNAFIRTLAVDLLGRDDFTVEEMGPVWDYLNEIKPYLWREGKTYPESSEKNHELFASGEVDFTISYTPSIVENKVALGEFPKDTYPYVMSVGSFTNNHYLTIAKNTQNPEAALVFINYMISNDPQEEKMKSSVWGDGAVTKKLKEELFSPQLEELSPEVTEGIKDEWYEKVAKG
- a CDS encoding sulfurtransferase, which codes for MRKKYTMGLLILCGLMVFLFNGCGKSPAEEVKKIDLSIYEKGDYFISPEELKTLLGTENLVLLDCNNPKLYAKEHIKGAVGIGFHAFSEKVGKPGDPGWGTIKSKEELTKKLISLGIDNEKIVVLYSDLFKGPGADGRAAWQLRLAGMKNVKILHGGSGYWKELGYEMTNDVTVKPTPSTGVTLKDYDRSFMVTKDEIYKNLGKTTLIDVRTKKEFDGSQNAGEPRGGHIKGAKHLLWTDLLNKNGTLKTPKEMEEIMSEMGVSKKDDFTLY
- a CDS encoding (Fe-S)-binding protein is translated as MIPEKLREKIEEIIDGCLECKSKPCMKNCIMLNEFGEDPKSILKECIAKNEIPDKLVYSCNMCNRCTIACPKDYKIQDIFMESRILKIKRNNGKSPMKGHRAIEAHQYLGYSNFFNTVNKAPKGNKTKRIFFPGCSLPSYNSKAVGNILDFLQEKYDGEIGSVLKCCGKPTKSLGQVEAFEKRYAAVQKAIDDTGAEEIIVACQSCYRVFKEHSPNQRVRSLWEILPELGLPEQTKEIGKDSDVVFGIHDSCSTRDNVEIQNGVRRILAQMGYKTEESVNTRGNTRCCGFGGMVMPANPEVAHAVITERGTEYKTDHIVSYCAACRESMENAGKDSVHILDLVFGDRYIKASAEKRSQGSVRQWINRFKSKKELNKRK
- a CDS encoding TVP38/TMEM64 family protein yields the protein MKKLLTVVMFIVIFMIGMAGPATSKDYSVYAARPTTQTVYESTRGNVEIEKDNIFKVLFSYLTERAKLESVITMLGVWGPLAYIILYIVITISMMSVLPVTIAGGIIFGPIMGVVYTAIGAGIGLSLSFLIARYVARGAIERKFGNTAVFKKIDEGVKKDGWFILAVTRLIPIFPFGIQNYVYGLTSIGFMQYAILSTIFILLGTSVYVMLAGAFVSGDRDIVLKYSIIASLIFMGLMVVTKIIKIKMELKKIKIK
- a CDS encoding rhodanese-like domain-containing protein; this encodes MGIRSGYATMILRAGGFENVRNYEGSIYEWSGDKTMPMEK
- a CDS encoding ABC transporter permease, whose translation is MKNRSTWIGMGYNLFIAYTVAVINLFLAIPAARFLFRKKSRFKGIYMIILFAPLIIPSLSSVLGIHRSMIIYGLTDNLLGVILVNIIPSFPYVLLSLYGSFKGFPKRLEESALIDGVLKFQMYRYIILPILIPGILIGSTISILISLSEYILTLLIGGGEIITLPILMFPYLSSGDKIVGSVYAILFIFFNIAGILLFELGIRSVLKKITKVKLIDN
- a CDS encoding ABC transporter permease subunit yields the protein MNGMRKWQRVKEHLGILPSIVVMSALFWSGILESFKQIFNYKLLEKIINKGDFLNSLAYTARLSLCSIILVGIISLLGIYILYLLSTEVGPAKLNGIKMFLLSPMYIPYLLGGYMMAILIGQSGIISTLCHRLGWIHKMTEFPVLVNESHGYSIILTYGWKASPFVILMVYSTMIKINNEWLDVAKVYGVNRYHFFKEVVFPIIFPIYLSSLFVVFAHIFASFEVPYLLGVTYPRTLPVLAYEKYARNSIANRGEVMVINSIIILLTAGMALLIYKLNKSLGERVELELEK
- a CDS encoding TVP38/TMEM64 family protein yields the protein MKYRKDKMLKIGVLIVITGLYFLIPAVKINVNQAIFILQNVDVDLARGYILGFGMWAPVVSFLLMILQSIAAPLPAFIITFANAGLFGWVKGALLSWTSSMAGAALCFYIAKFYGRDAVIKLTGKYALDSVDDFFDRYGKYTILIARLLPFISFDIVSYAAGLTSMSFFSFFIATGIGQLPATIIYSYIGSMLTGTTKTIVVGLLMLFAISTLIFLFKKVWNDKKQSRDTTGLENVN